Genomic window (Salinibacterium sp. M195):
CATTGGGGTGGGCGCCATGTGAGATATAAGTATCGACGAATACCTGCTCTTGTTCTTCGAGCCGAGAGAGTCGGTACGCGACGTTCGAGGCTGCTCCCCATCGATGTGAGAGGAGATAGTCAAGAATGCTGACGTTGAAAATACTCGCGTCATCGAAGAAATCAGCGGCGTCGCTTGTGGCGGCACCTTGTTCTATGAGTATCTGCGCGATTTCGCTTTCACCGATTTCGAACATCATGTCGGGCTCGCCCGGCTCGATGCACCGTCGGGTGTACTCCATCGCGTCTGGACCGAGATGGTTGCCGTAGTAGCTGGAAGTATAAAGAGCGAAGTGCGAGGTGAGGAAGCCATGACGAACCAGCTCGCGTGCTAGATCGGATTGCAATGTCGCGTCAATGACGCTGTCGAAGGTAATGCTCTTGACGATGGGGGCGCCTGCCGCGTCGCGCAGCTCGAAGGGAACCGGGTCGACAGTGAGTTGTGTTTCGTCGGCGAGCTGCTGCCAAGTGTGGTGCCGAAGAAAATCCAGATCTACTCGCGCCTGGCCGATATTAGCGTCGATCGGCGCCAAGTCGATCGTTTTCCAGTCGTCGCCGCTGATATTGGTCCGGAGAATTTGGTTGAGCTGGTCGATTGAGAAGGACAAATCGAGGGTCGGTTGGTATCGATTCCCCGGTTTGTGCAGTCTGATGGTCTGGGAACCTTCCGAAACAATTTGTGCCCAAACTGTTGGATGCTCTAGGTTTTCGGCTGTCGCAGGCGTCTGAAGCTCAACTGTCGTTTGAGGCGCGGATGCTTGCGCTGCAGTGCGCAATAAGTCGGTGAATTCCTCGAGTTGCCGGCCCAGCCGTACGGCTCGAGCATGCGTCGTGGACTGCTGGCTCCGCAACGCGCGCAGTTTCATGAGGCGCGTTGTGTCAGCGGCTACGTTCTCATGGACTAGGGCTCTCCACGCGGAATAAAGCAGATCGAGTGAGCTTTCTTGGTGCCGGATCTTCTCGAAGTCAGCGAGGTGTGTATTTTTGTATAGGATGATGGCGAACACAAGATCGTCATCGATGCCCGGGATTCGGTTGCCGGTAACGATGAGCCGATTTCGATATACCTCGAACTCATTCCGAATATTATGGATAAACCTCATGTCCGCAACATGGCGTGCGGCGAGCCGGATGAGTGCTGGGTTGATCTTGAAGTCGTCGCTCTTCATCGCCTCTGACATGACGTCGCGCGCGTTAGCTGCGCTCACGAATGGGACCACGGGGACGATCACATCAAAGAATTTGGTGCGGCTCGCTTGTTTCAAGGTGGACTTTGCTCGGTCGGTCACGAGGGGCTGATTCTTTGCCGGTTGGGCTTTGGGAGAGGATCCGATCTCTTCGAAAACGCTGTCTCGGATCGCATAGATGAAGACGATTCGCCGCCCAATCTGGGTCGATTCGTTTAAGAGGCTATTGAGCGCGCGCAGGGTATTGAACACTTGCACGTCGTCAAACCGGTCGATGTCTTCAATCAGGACGATGTCGCGTCGACTTGCCTGAAAGAAATAGACAATTTCGTCTAGGTACTCGTCAAAGTAGGTTTCAGATTGCTTCGACAACGTAATCGTTGCCGGCCCGGTCTGCACAGAGGCACTGACTGCTGGGCGACCTCGCGATATCGCGAGTGCTGTCCAGGTTGCGCCGATCATTGCAGCGAGGAGCAACATGTATGCAACCCACTGCCGCCAGGGAACGGGAAGGAGCATCTCGATGAGCGGTTCGATTAGGCCGAGTCCGAATAAAAGGACAAACGCTGCAGCGCCTCCGATGCAAGCGGTCACCCAGCTGCGGCGGGCGTCGGGAACGTTGGCTCGGCGGAATCTCGATTGAGGCACCTTGCTAGCCGGCAGGCGATAAAGCAGCTGCTTTACGAGTTCCTTTTGGATCTGGTTAGTGCGAGATGATGCCCCGCTCGAGTCGCTGGTGCTTGCAACGCCCGACGTAACGGTTGAGAGTGACAATTCCACCACTCGGCCAGCATGAGTGCCTTTGAGACTTGACAGAATACTGCTCTTGCCAGTTCCGTACGCCCCAGTCAAAGCGATGTTCTTTGTTCCCTCGGTGTCCAACGCTCGTCGTATTAGGTCGACGTAAATCTGGTGCTGCTCACTGACGAACCGCGGTGCCAAGCTGCTTATGTGCAGGCTCCCACCGGCGCCCTGATCTGACTCGGGCAGTGGATGTATTACGTTCTCGGACATGCGCACATCGTATGTTCGAAGATCATCCGCCCGCACAAGGCGCGGGGCGAATCAATATGTGGGGAAATCTAGTTCGCTTCGGGTTAGACAGCCGACATGCGCTTTCCTCTTTCCGCGAGTTGAGAAGTAAAGGCGTCTCGTGCTCGCTCCCAGACCTCGACGCGGACTGTCGCGAGATGGAGTGGACTTTGCGAGAGGGGAGCGCGAATCGGCGGCCTTCGTGTTGTCAGACGCGAATTGAATGCGCTTTAGTGGTGGTGGCGCTCTCGGTGGTCAGTACCCCCCCCCCCCCGGAGGGGTTCGGCCGTTCGCAATCAACGCGGCAGGGGATGTCGTCGAGGGCAGTCGTTCGAGGTGATACGTCACCAGAATCGCGAATAGTCGCGGAGCGCTGTGGGGGAGCTTTGCCTAGCCTCACCAACTTCTCGTCAGGGCATGAACCTCCGCTGCCTCTCTTGTAGAAGCTGCCTTAGGGATTTGTGTGCTGAAAGCGGGCAGCAATCGGGCGGCGTGAGGTGCGACCTGCCACACTTGTTCGATGCGCAATTGGCGGTCATTGACAGAAATCGATCTCGAGGAACTTTACGCGGATTTGCTCTCGGCTGAGTTCAAGACGCCGGTCGAGAGATTCGGTCCCGGCGCTGATGGAGGTATCGACTTGCGTTGGCACGAATCCGGGGGCGGCGTGGGAATCGTGCAATGCAAGCACTACATCAACTCTTCATTCGCTCAGTTGCTGGCTTCGGCAAGGAAAGAATGTCCCAAGATCGAGAAACTGAAGCCTGAGCGGTATCTTTTTGCGACGTCGCAGCCCCTCACTGCTAACCAAAAAAATGAGCTGATGGGTGCTCTGTCTCCGTGGATAAAGTCAACTGAAGATGTTCTGTCTGGTCTGGACCTCGATCAGATGCTAGACCGTCACAAAGTGGTGGAGCGTAAGCACTTAAAGCTTTGGCTCTCTACAGGCACCGAACTCTTCTGGGCTACACGTGCTGAGCTTCTAAATCGGTCGGAGGAACTCTGTCGCCAGATTGAGAAGACGATCACTCAATATGTTGGCACGAAGGTCTTCGAACAGGCGAGCGATATTCTTGAGCGCGAAAAAGTATGCCTTATCGCCGGTCAGCCCGGCATTGGCAAAACCGTTCTCGCGCATGTGCTTCTCGCTGACCACATGGCTCGCGGGTTCGAAGTCATTGAAGTGTCGAGCGACATCGATGACGCATGGGGGGCACTCGATCCTGAACGGCGTCAGGTTTTCCTTTATGACGACTTTCTAGGGCAACTCTCTTTTTCAGAGCGAATGAACAAGAACGAAGACTCGCGGTTGGCGGGTTTCATTGATCGAGTGCAAGGGATGAAATCGAAACGCCTAGTTCTAACCACGCGCGAGTACATCCTGCGTGATGCTGCTCGGACTTACTCGAAGTTGAGTTCAGTCAGCACGCGAGGCAAGTACATTCTAGAACTCACGGACTATAGTCGGAACGATAAAGCGCGCATTCTCTATAACCATCTCTGGCAGGCGACTATTGACCGATCGGAGCTAATGAAGCTTGCTGACGGTGGGTGGCGACGGGTTGTCGACCACCCTAACTACAGCCCTCGGTTAATCGAGTACGGCGTTCGACTCGGGTCTCAGTCTGAAGCCCCTGGCGCTTGGATAGATCAGTTTGTCGCCGCCCTCGATGACCCGTCTACTTTGTGGAAACAGAGCTTCGATGCTCACCTTACGGAGGAAGAGCGCGCTTTGCTTTATGTGCTCGTGTCGTTCGAGCGGTCGGTTGATTTGACCGCGCTAGAGAGTGCACACCGCGATTTGTGCAAGCTGCTTGCCATTTCGAGACCGCCGGGTAGTTTCCGCCTTGCACTCGAGCGGATGGAGGAAACCTTCCTAAAATTCGGCAAGGATCATCGTGGCGTTGTGGTGGAGTTCGACAACCCATCCGTTGTTGACTTTATACTCAACGAGCTTCGACGCGACCCCGAACTGCAACGCAACCTGCTTCAGGCTG
Coding sequences:
- a CDS encoding restriction endonuclease; the protein is MTEIDLEELYADLLSAEFKTPVERFGPGADGGIDLRWHESGGGVGIVQCKHYINSSFAQLLASARKECPKIEKLKPERYLFATSQPLTANQKNELMGALSPWIKSTEDVLSGLDLDQMLDRHKVVERKHLKLWLSTGTELFWATRAELLNRSEELCRQIEKTITQYVGTKVFEQASDILEREKVCLIAGQPGIGKTVLAHVLLADHMARGFEVIEVSSDIDDAWGALDPERRQVFLYDDFLGQLSFSERMNKNEDSRLAGFIDRVQGMKSKRLVLTTREYILRDAARTYSKLSSVSTRGKYILELTDYSRNDKARILYNHLWQATIDRSELMKLADGGWRRVVDHPNYSPRLIEYGVRLGSQSEAPGAWIDQFVAALDDPSTLWKQSFDAHLTEEERALLYVLVSFERSVDLTALESAHRDLCKLLAISRPPGSFRLALERMEETFLKFGKDHRGVVVEFDNPSVVDFILNELRRDPELQRNLLQAAIHFEQVESLWSRAAASVTVRDKRSSSQAREKVLHESTRKSYSKAIKRTFSADALDTRNLHHDSFSQSREARLAFIAKLPEGWGPKKKWFLREASIMVERWGKERGDKKRAFEITFGADAIGALLPANAASVAERWIRTTLSETEDWLILGELLAREDSLPFDQDFADEFQDHVVHELQRWDPAPPMVEELRELSDCFGLSGLEDDFEEAMQAAAAEDEAAGAEYDDERFERPTVNSDERDETIERYFNRF